The Colletotrichum higginsianum IMI 349063 chromosome 2, whole genome shotgun sequence genome has a segment encoding these proteins:
- a CDS encoding Exocyst complex component, producing MPRRPQTYNDYGAAVQQIILTSTDTDFLDRLIPVLKDASHSNRTPSLMQNLVRYSEEREAEIERIGLTKHEEFLGSVNQLQSVREGTVALTAEILRLNQSIQASTEKLADQKQALVNTRAVRQNIADASDALKESLKILHAVNHAHDLIRKKKYYAALKSLEDLQNEHLIPTIQNKYATQHKLADVIQKSIPASQKTISEAVMTDLNTWLFRIRETSQFLGEVAFYHTELRRARQRERVERDSFLNNFRLNSSTELVFDESEEFDVLDNEELQVDFTPLFECLHIHDALGQSDKFRAEYATTRRQQKDLLLPSTIGLVADDESSLSSLLEGIAGFAIIEKATMRRVPHLRSAVDVDELWDSMCHTAITLTSQALNDVSNAEILLKIKGVIALFIQTMEGWGYSVSMLDNFLLTLFDKYAELLKRRFSEDFQEIVSTDDYMPMAINTREEYEKVVNVSWFSQEKSLEELSFPCVLPFSQMYPLCCIDIRNFLNQFYFFSDDHFQHPNIIDDTLRKSLDELLTEKVCKSLVERLSSQYLGQIVQILINLEHFEAACQELEQLLIRARSSTSAGGPVTLVATEEFRNNKKTAEKRIFELVNSKIDDLVDTAEYDWMATASSPDPSSYMQTMTRYLSNIMNSTLLGLPREIKELIYFDALSHAANKILALPLSPDVKHINTNAVAALANDVQYLTEFVDSLENGAMLRENLDELQQTINLMQSDNHDEFFDISIRNKKYGRVDALNGPILLEKLTSNAQGPTRSAPLANFSSRFGMMK from the exons ATGCCTCGACGTCCGCAGACCTACAATGACTACGGCGCAGCTGTCCAGCAG ATCATCCTGACCTCGACCGACACAGACTTCCTCGATCGACTCATCCCTGTCCTCAAAGATGCCTCACACTCGAATCGAACCCCTTCGTTGATGCAGAATCTGGTCCGGTACTCCGAAGAGAGGGAAGCCGAAATCGAGAGAATAGGGTTGACAAAGCACGAAGAGTTTCTGGGTTCGGTGAACCAGCTACAGAGCGTACGCGAGGGCACTGTCGCGCTCACAGCAGAGATCCTGAGGCTAAACCAGTCCATTCAAGCAAGCACAGAGAAGCTTGCCGATCAAAAGCAAGCCCTAGTAAACACAAGGGCGGTACGGCAGAATATAGCCGATGCATCGGACGCACTGAAAGAATCCCTCAAGATCCTGCATGCCGTCAACCATGCCCACGACCTGATCCGCAAGAAGAAGTATTACGCGGCACTCAAATCTCTTGAGGACCTTCAGAATGAGCATCTGATCCCGACGATCCAGAACAAATATGCCACCCAACACAAGCTAGCGGATGTAATCCAAAAGTCAATACCAGCGTCACAGAAAACCATTTCCGAGGCTGTCATGACAGACCTCAACACCTGGCTATTTCGCATCCGCGAAACCTCACAGttcctcggcgaggttgcGTTCTATCATACCGAGCTTAGGAGGGCGAGACAGAGAGAACGTGTGGAACGCGATAGCTTTTTGAATAACTTCAGACTCAACTCATCCACCGAGCTGGTTTTTGACGAGAGCGAGGAATTCGATGTACTTGACAACGAAGAGCTGCAGGTTGATTTTACGCCACTCTTCGAATGTCTACACATTCACGACGCCCTGGGACAGAGCGATAAGTTCCGTGCTGAGTATGCCACGACTCGCCGACAGCAGAAAGACTTGCTGCTACCAAGTACTATTGGACTCGTTGCAGATGACGAGTCTTCACTAAGTAGTTTACTTGAAGGCATCGCTGGTTTCGCCATCATTGAAAAGGCGACTATGCGACGTGTTCCTCACCTACGATCTGCTGTTGAT GTTGACGAGCTCTGGGACTCAATGTGCCACACAGCCATCACACTTACCTCACAGGCGCTAAACGATGTAAGCAATGCCGAGATTCTTCTGAAGATCAAGGGAGTCATAGCTCTATTCATACAAACCATGGAG GGCTGGGGATACTCTGTATCCATGCTCGACAACTTCCTCCTTACCCTATTTGATAAATATGCCGAGCTTCTGAAGCGACGATTCAGCGAAGATTTTCAAGAG ATTGTCTCGACGGATGACTACAtgcccatggccatcaacaccCGCGAGGAGTACGAGAAGGTGGTGAATGTCAGCTGGTTCTCTCAAGAAAAGTCTCTGGAAGAGCTCAG TTTCCCCTGCGTGTTGCCATTCTCGCAAATGTATCCGCTCTGCTGTATCGACATTCGAAACTTCTTGAACCAGTTCTACTTCTTCTCCGATGATCACTTTCAGCATCCTAACATCATCGACGATACGCTCCGCAAG TCCCTGGATGAGCTTTTGACAGAGAAGGTCTGTAAGTCTCTTGTCGAGAGACTGAGCTCCCAGTACCTTGGGCAGATCGTGCAGATTCTTATCAATCTTGAGCACTTCGAAGCTGCTTGCCAAGAACTTGAGCAGCTCCTCATTAGAGCGAGATCGTCTACGTCAGCTGGCGGCCCTGTCACACTCGTTGCCACAGAGGAGTTCCGAAACAACAAAaagacggccgagaagcgcATTTTCGAACTCGTCAACTCCAAGATCGATGACCTGGTGGATACCGCCGAATATGACTG GATGGCAACCGCATCATCTCCCGATCCCAGCAGTTACATGCAGACGATGACCCGATACCTGTCCAATATTATGAATTCCACGCTTCTTGGCCTGCCGCGAGAGATCAAGGAACTCATCTACTTTGACGCTCTCAGCCACGCCGCCAACAAGATTCTT GCGTTACCATTGTCTCCTGACGTCAAGCATATCAATACCAATGCTGTTGCTGCACTGGCAAACGACGTGCAATACCTCACCGAGTTCGTCGATAGTCTCGAGAATGGAGCCATGCTCCGAGAAAACCTGGACGAACTACAACAAACCATCAACCTAATGCAGTCCGACAACCATGACGAGTTCTTTGACATCTCCATCCGCAATAAAAAGTATGGCCGCGTTGACGCCTTAAACGGCCCCATTTTGTTGGAGAA GCTTACTTCCAATGCCCAAGGTCCTACCCGCAGCGCTCCTCTCGCCAACTTTTCCTCCCGATTCGGTATGATGAAGTAA
- a CDS encoding Histone-like transcription factor and archaeal histone: MDPQNQSGSHAQQGRPQPVYDTTHGGHYGASAALSAQGFAPAELYTGPWANVHQGLTGQYKDILTTYWQQTINHLESDNHDYKLHQLPLARIKKVMKADPEVKMISAEAPILFAKGCDIFITELTMRAWIHAEENKRRTLQRSDIASALAKSDMFDFLIDIVPREEASSHAKRTAGQAAPASQGVPAQAASQIPGQHGSLPQATNHSSSSHPMAATDYGLAGHALGPDQDYRQNPNMYPGQVQPGPSAPYGQAQQPMYGEIEGMYGYGGMQPQQPPMSSEEFE, translated from the exons ATGGATCCTCAGAATCAATCCGGCTCCCATGCCCAGCAGGGCCGGCCCCAGCCTGTTTACGACACAACGCATGGCGGTCACTACG GCGCGAGCGCTGCG CTCTCCGCCCAGGGTTTCGCTCCCGCCGAACTCTACACCGGTCCTTGGGCCAAT GTTCACCAGGGTTTGACCGGACAGTACAAAGACATCTTGACAACCTACTGGCAGCAGACGATTAATCACTTGGAGAGCGACAATCACGACTACAAACTGCATCAGCTGCCCTTGGCCCGCATCAAAAAGGTCATGAAAGCCGACCCCGAAGTCAAGATGATCTCTGCCGAAGCGCCGATCCTCTTTGCCAAGGGTTGCGATATCTTTATCACCGAGCTTACCATGCGCGCCTGGATTCACGCCGAGGAGAATAAGCGCAGGACTCTGCAGCGCTCTGACATAGCATCTGCGCTAGCCAAATCCGACATGTTTGATTTCCTCATCGATATCGTGCCCCGCGAAGAGGCTTCGTCCCATGCCAAAAGAACTGCTGGTCAAGCTGCTCCTGCTTCCCAAGGCGTCCCGGCCCAAGCCGCTTCCCAGATACCAGGCCAGCACGGTTCCTTGCCACAGGCCACCAATCACTCTtcctcatcccatcccatgGCTGCAACTGACTACGGCCTCGCTGGTCATGCCCTCGGCCCTGATCAAGATTACCGGCAGAACCCCAACATGTACCCTGGCCAAGTACAGCCAGGCCCTTCGGCTCCATACGGCCAAGCTCAACAACCCATGTATGGCGAGATTGAGGGAATGTACGGATACGGAGGGATGCAGCCTCAGCAG CCGCCTATGTCCTCTGAGGAATTCGAGTAG
- a CDS encoding Tryptophanyl-tRNA synthetase, whose translation MPELCDERLDELLKEAASRLATKQLSRPKDCSLIAIAAAPVDPTLESKAQPKAQESKSITLRDPRPAEDKTHDNAGPGWFGIPKTDPNDPDLKRDLQILHMRGTAIDPKRHYKKESLKARMPRYAHVGRIVEGPTEFHSARLTRKERKQTLVDELLSAEKASGKFRSKYENIQVKKASGRKAHYKKLIERRRRNHTSNLAERGQDEHLANKSKSIETGATRRGLQANRFVLFFQAIAQRQPWLRSLATSTQQTTSDKPEASGNVLAKNEQDEPRYPRSIQALYLQPLRREAEYGIPSCDLQLRSYSLRNLEFFADFALRAAYYLKLPAFGPVPLPRITERWTVPRSSFIFKKSQENFERVTLRRLVQIRDGNPETVQLWLAFLQKHAYYGIGMKANVWDFDKLGVGKTMDTIDQAAGEVIESKWSHLGQNRDLDTVKKVEEFLDKAEIFQWHRLTTSSVPEQAILAMWRHMRPVARRFTISDGRRAASTEKPKVIFSGIQPTGTPHLGNYAGAIRQWVQLQSEPADLCKLIYSVVDLHAITVPQQAKQLKQWKRETLAALLAAGIDPERSILFYQSSVSAHSELMWILSCTASMGYLSRMTQWKSKLSLSSDATILDEGAKASLKLGLFSYPVLQAADILVHRATHVPVGDDQRQHLEFARECVTNFNHNFGPHLVPPETITSTARRVMSLQQPKQKMSKSAADPRSRILITDTPDEIHKKIMCARTDSSNHISYDPDNRPGVSNLLEILSIFDAQGRKPAQLAESLSKESLKDLKQAVSAAVVQGLDGIRERYFDFLSADEGKYLDAVEAQGAKKARLSAEETMAAVRVATGL comes from the exons ATGCCAGAGCTGTGTGATGAGCGCCTCGATGAACTCCTGAAAGAAGCGGCAAGTCGCCTAGCGACTAAACAATTGTCGCGGCCGAAGGATTGCAGCTTGATCGCCATCGCGGCCGCGCCTGTCGATCCGACTCTGGAATCAAAGGCGCAGCCCAAAGCGCAAGAGTCGAAAAGCATTACGCTTCGCGATCCTAGGCCAGCAGAGGACAAG ACACACGACAACGCTGGCCCAGGCTGGTTTGGAATTCCTAAGACGGATCCCAACGACCCCGACCTGAAACGGGATTTGCAGATCCTCCATATGAGAGGAACTGCCATTGATCCCAAGCGGCACTACAAGAAGGAATCACTAAAGGCCAGAATGCCGCGGTATGCCCATGTGGGACGCATCGTTGAAGGCCCTACCGAATTCCACAGCGCTCGCTTGACACGCAAGGAGAGGAAGCAGACGCTTGTGGATGAGCTGCTTAGCGCTGAAAAAGCCTCGGGCAAGTTCAGATCCAAGTACGAAAATATCCAGGTGAAGAAGGCAAGCGGCAGAAAGGCGCACTACAAGAAATTGATtgagcgccgccggcgcaaCC ATACTTCTAATCTTGCTGAAAGGGGGCAAGACGAGCACCTTGCCAACAAATCGAAATCAATCGAAACTGGC GCAACACGAAGGGGCTTGCAAGCTAATCGTTTCGTTCTATTCTTTCAGGCTATCGCTCAGCGACAGCCATGGCTTCGTAGCCTCGCCACAAGCACGCAACAGACCACATCCGACAAACCTGAAGCGTC GGGAAATGTTCTTGCCAAGAACGAGCAGGACGAACCGCGATACCCTCGAAGCATACAAGCCCTTTACCTTCAACCTCTCCGACGCGAGGCCGAATATGGCATTCCATCATGCGACCTTCAGCTGCGCTCATACAGTTTGAGGAACCTTGAGTTCTTCGCCGATTTTGCCCTCCGTGCCGCCTACTACCTCAAGCTTCCGGCTTTTGGCCCCGTGCCTCTCCCCCGAATCACCGAACGATGGACAGTCCCGCGGAGTAGTTTTATCTTCAAGAAGTCGCAAGAGAATTTTGAGCGCGTCACGTTGCGTCGCCTCGTCCAGATCCGTGACGGGAATCCGGAGACCGTGCAACTTTGGCTAGCGTTTCTGCAGAAACACGCGTACTACGGCATCGGCATGAAGGCCAATGTCTGGGACTTCGACAAGCTGG GCGTTGGCAAGACCATGGACACCATCGACCAAGCTGCTGGCGAGGTCATCGAGTCCAAGTGGAGCCACCTGGGTCAAAATCGGGACCTGGACACAGTCAAGAAGGTTGAAGAGTTCTTGGACAAG GCAGAGATTTTCCAGTGGCATAGGCTCACCACATCATCAGTGCCAGAGCAAGCGATTCTCGCCATGTGGCGGCACATGAGACCGGTAGCCCGCCGATTCACAATCTCGGACGGACGACGTGCCGCATCGACTGAGAAGCCCAAGGTTATCTTCTCAGGTATTCAACCCACGGGAACGCCCCATTTGGGCAACTACGCTGGCGCCATTCGGCAATGGGTGCAGCTCCAGAGCGAGCCGGCCGACCTCTGCAAGCTTATCTATTCTGTCGTTGACCTACACGCTATCACTGTACCTCAACAAGCGAAGCAGCTGAAGCAATGGAAGAGGGAGACGCTGGCCGCCCTGTTAGCTGCAGGTATCGACCCCGAACGCTCGATACTGTTTTATCAATCTTCC GTCTCGGCTCACTCGGAACTCATGTGGATTCTCAGCTGTACAGCTTCTATGGGCTACTTGTCCCGTATGACGCAGTGGAAG AGCAAGTTGTCGCTCTCTTCTGACGCTACAATCCTCGATGAGGGTGCCAAGGCATCATTGAAGCTTGGCTTGTTCTCTTATCCAGTTCTGCAGGCTGCAGATATCCTCGTTCATCG TGCCACACATGTCCCTGTAGGCGACGATCAGAGGCAGCACCTCGAGTTTGCTCGTGAATGCGTGACCAATTTCAACCACAACTTTGGCCCGCACCTCGTGCCCCCGGAGACCATCACAT CTACGGCTCGGCGGGTCATGTCGCTTCAGCAACCTAAGCAGAAGATGTCAAAATCAGCTGCTGACCCCAGGTCACGCATCCTCATCACCGATACGCCGGACGAGATTCACAAAAAGATCATGTGCGCCCGGACCGACTCCTCAAATCACATTTCTTATGATCCGGACAATCGGCCCGGAGTGTCAAATTTGTTGGAAATCCTGTCCATTTTCGACGCCCAGGGAAGAAAACCGGCCCAGCTGGCCGAATCCCTTTCTAAAGAGTCCCTTAAAGATCTCAAGCAGGCCGTGTCTGCAGCTGTTGTCCAGGGGCTTGACGGAATTCGTGAGCGCTACTTTGACTTTTTGTCAGCCGACGAGGGAAAATATCTCGACGCTGTCGAGGCACAGGGGGCCAAGAAGGCCCGTCTCAGCGCCGAGGAAACCATGGCGGCCGTACGAGTAGCCACTGGGCTGTGA
- a CDS encoding Importin 13: protein MESPMPPSTIQEAEALVLALYQPAPPHTIARIQETLHRMQRSPSGWWIARDLLAHADDKVKFFGALTLIVKLNTESSSLSGDDASELRQNLIGWFVKSLDDGSGAMVIRKLSSALVTLFLCFPSQWELCIRHLCCSLSEGSALPREGADGSISTSHVLHTLHSRKLQAALWFSGALVDEAAKVEMNSAKHSMGLYETITRNIPDALALMSHGLSHQVSADTIDRVIQKDSIICLQSWVWFSQRVSTHHDELIRSLRELIQPTIAALAEEELYEAAVELLSDILSNYSGFLTEDHYESLFSLFETQWSHERYQRLVEGDFEFDSIQFGQLMLALGDSKVEALIHSIDTRSSRFLARLRGLLSAQGYPVSEDKIFVPALEFWSTYVETLTDSIYSEDEEAKVWVSTATSHVLEAISAVWQRIAYPAGSVLAGWDSADRAGFSDARKDVADLLQSSFTVTGPSLISTFGNLTLQSLSPESWSNLEASAFCLGSLADCVAGDARCDDTLRAVFSSPLFDLLQTSRDNMPGRTRQTCISLIERYSDYFERETQSLPAALNLLFSVLADPLLAGPAAKSIQRLCFSSRSILAPEASAFLSQYQNIATQSQLDCLAGERIMGAIAAVIQAVPDENLRLGHLEALLSFVQHDARKSMQLLSLPRLPSDAAGNALDIHRCSTLTEPSELPLHMASRALRCLISIGKGLQAPSDAPYDLEREKDSFSTSQGSRLGQIQTEILSLVAQLQTSFPQSGEVAESVCNIFRTGFSETEAGPFVFPPRLVCDYLTQQSSQTPRIGLFVSTACSFLSSLGNMKRSDVEEIRAKLLGWIIGLLQQLPDSDTELAQNGIEFTNRLITREPAALFHADCLPHAEFFFMYTLRVLDGREPLPKAAAADFWATFMTLKTGDQEAQETIEHAISQLGPLLAHSIIRNVGGNASRSELDKLSEPLKKMVNHHVKARTWLEQALHDPSFPGHQISTDEKAVFLKKIIGLRGARGTNQVVREFWLSGRGSKFAYAS from the exons ATGGAGAgcccgatgccgccgtcgactATTCAAGAGGCGGAAGCC CTCGTTTTGGCTCTTTATCAGCCGGCACCCCCCCATACGATCGCACGAATTCAAGAGACCCTTCATCGCATGCAACGATCGCCATCCGGCTGGTGGATCGCTCGGGATCTTCTAGCCCATGCAGATGATAAGGTCAAGTTCTTCGGCGCCCTCACTCTGATCGTCAAGTTGAACACCGAGAG CTCATCTTTGTCGGGCGACGATGCCTCAGAACTCCGTCAAAACCTGATTGGCTGGTTTGTCAAGTCACTGGACGATGGTTCTGGGGCCATGGTTATTAGAAAGCTGTCTTCAGCCTTGGTCACCCTTTTCCTTTGCTTCCCTTCTCAGTGGGAGTTGTGTATCCGCCATCTTTGCTGTTCTTTGTCTGAGGGAAGCGCTTTGCCTAGGGAAGGGGCTGACGGGTCTATAAGCACATCCCACGTTCTGCATACACTTCATTCTCGAAAACTCCAGGCAGCGCTGTGGTTCTCGGGGGCTCTGGTAGACGAAGCAGCCAAGGTGGAAATGAACTCAGCAAAACA CAGCATGGGCTTATACGAGACGATTACCCGCAACATTCCAGACGCACTGGCTCTGATGTCTCACGGTCTCTCACATCAGGTGTCTGCAGATACCATAGACCGCGTCATTCAGAAAGACTCTATCATTTGCTTGCAG TCTTGGGTTTGGTTCTCCCAGAGGGTATCGACACATCACGACGAGCTCATTCGCTCTCTACGTGAGTTGATCCAGCCTACGATTGCGGCCTTGGCCGAAGAGGAGTTGTACGAGGCGGCTGTCGAGCTACTTTCTGATATACTCTCCAACTACTCGGGTTTTCTGACGGAAGACCACTACGAAtctctcttttccctcttcgAGACCCAGTGGTCTCACGAACGCTATCAACGGCTTGTTGAGGGGGATTTCGAGTTCGATTCTATCCAGTTCGGGCAGCTTATGCTCGCTCTTGGTGATTCCAAGGTCGAGGCTCTAATCCACAGCATTGATACCCGATCTTCACGCTTTCTAGCGCGTCTGCGCGGACTGCTCTCTGCTCAAGGATACCCTGTCAGCGAAGACAAAATATTCGTCCCTGCCCTCGAATTCTGGTCTACCTATGTTGAGACGTTGACAGACAGCATCTACTcagaggacgaagaggccAAGGTTTGGGTGTCCACGGCTACATCCCACGTTCTGGAAGCCATCTCTGCCGTCTGGCAGCGAATCGCCTATCCAGCTGGTAGTGTTCTTGCTGGCTGGGACTCGGCCGACCGGGCAGGGTTCAGCGATGCAAGGAAAGATGTCGCTGACCTTCTTCAATCGTCATTCACAGTGACAGGTCCATCATTGATATCCACATTCGGAAATCTCACTCTTCAGTCTCTGTCGCCAGAGTCATGGTCAAATCTCGAGGCTTCTGCTTTCTGTCTGGGGTCTCTAGCCGATTGTGTGGCTGGCGACGCCAGGTGCGACGACACACTCAGGGCTGTCTTTTCTTCGCCCCTGTTCGACCTGCTACAGACATCCAGGGATAACATGCCAGGTCGTACACGTCAGACCTGCATATCTTTGATTGAGAGATATTCTGACTACTTCGAGCGCGAGACGCAGAGCCTTCCGGCTGCGTTAAATTTGCTCTTCTCTGTCTTGGCCGACCCTTTGTTGGCTGGGCCTGCAGCGAAATCAATCCAACGACTGTGTTTCTCGTCTCGGTCTATTCTAGCACCCGAGGCAAGTGCATTCCTGAGCCAGTATCAAAACATCGCTACGCAGAGCCAGTTAGATTGTCTAGCTGGCGAGCGAATCATGGGAGCCATTGCGGCTGTCATACAGGCTGTGCCGGACGAAAATTTAAGGCTAGGGCATCTTGAGGCTCTGCTTTCCTTCGTTCAGCATGATGCTCGCAAGTCCATGCAGCTGCTGTCTTTGCCTAGGCTCCCGAGTGATGCAGCGGGCAATGCTCTGGACATTCATCGTTGTTCGACGTTGACCGAACCATCCGAACTCCCTCTCCAcatggcctcgagggcgttgAGGTGTTTAATTAGCATTGGGAAAGGTTTACAGGCCCCGAGCGATGCCCCTTACGActtagagagagagaaagactCATTCTCGACCTCCCAAGGTTCAAGACTTGGCCAGATACAAACAGAGATTCTGTCCCTGGTTGCCCAGCTGCAAACCTCGTTCCCGCAAAGCGGTGAAGTGGCTGAGAGTGTCTGTAACATCTTCAGGACGGGGTTCTCAGAAACTGAGGCTGGTCCATTTGTCTTTCCTCCTCGGCTTGTTTGCGATTATCTCACCCAACAATCGTCCCAAACACCTCGCATTGGCTTGTTTGTAAGCACAGCCTGCTCGTTCCTCAGCTCTCTGGGAAATATGAAAAGGAGCGACGTGGAAGAAATTAGAGCCAAGCTTCTGGGATGGATTATAGGCCTACTTCAGCAACTGCCAG ATTCCGATACGGAACTGGCGCAGAACGGCATCGAGTTCACGAATCGTCTGATCACGCGCGAACCCGCCGCCTTATTTCATGCCGACTGTCTTCCGCATGCCGAGTTTTTCTTCATGTACACGTTGCGGGTACTAGATGGGCGCGAACCACTGCCGAAAGCGGCAGCCGCTGACTTCTGG GCAACATTCATGACACTGAAAACCGGGGATCAAGAGGCACAAGAAACGATAGAACACGCCATATCCCAGCTCGGCCCGTTGCTCGCTCACTCCATCATCCGTAACGTGGGCGGAAATGCCTCAAGGAGCGAGTTGGACAAGCTGAGCGAACCTCTAAAGAAAATGGTTAATCACCATGTCAAAGCTCGCACATGGCTCGAGCAAGCTCTACATGATCCGTCATTCCCTGGGCATCAAATTTCCACCGACGAGAAGGCTGTTTTTCTCAAGAAGATCATCGG TCTCAGGGGTGCAAGAGGAACCAACCAAGTCGTACGAGAGTTCTGGCTTTCTGGACGGGGATCTAAATTTGCCTATGCCTCTTGA
- a CDS encoding metallopeptidase family M24: MLRRSLRPAFSLVRRPGPAYPVTRTPFLSIQPAGRLRISSSIGLGRRALHQVPAIDMERIDTTSRLSRLRELMKERNVDVYVIPSEDSHASEYIAGCDGRREFISGFSGSAGCAVVTLDKAALATDGRYFNQASKQLDQNWLLLKQGLQDVPTWQEWSAEQSAGGKVVAVDPELITGSIAKKLAERIKRSGGSDLLPLNENLVDLVWAGNRPTRPKNPVKVLPVKFSGKDVGTKLKELRQELSKKNSRAFVVSMLDEIAWLFNLRGDDIPYNPVFFSYAIITSDSATLYVDDYKLGEETQAYLAGNGVTVKPYESIFDAISILRSSDKPTEATPGAPSKKFMISTKASWALKRSLGGDGQVDEVRSPIGDSKAVKNDNEMAGMRACHIRDGAALIEYFAWLEDQLVAKKVKLDEVQAADKLEQLRSKQNDYVGLSFDTISSTGANAAVIHYKPERGACSVIDPAAIYLCDSGAQYLDGTTDTTRTLHFGQPTEAERLAYTLVLKGNIALDTAIFPKGTTGFALDCLARQHLWKEGLDYRHGTGHGVGSYLNVHEGPIGIGTRVQFAEVALAPGNVVSIEPGFYEDGSYGIRIENVAMVTEVKTKHSFGDKPYLGFEHVTMVPYCQNLIEPSLLTVEEKAWLNAHNADVFQKTKDYFQDDPLTLTWLTRETQPL; the protein is encoded by the exons ATGCTTAGGAGAAGTCTTCGTCCCGCCTTCAGTCTCGTCCGCCGACCCGGCCCAGCATATCCAGTGACAAGAACACCGTTCCTATCAATTCAACCAGCCGGTAGGCTTCGTATCTCGTCATCAAttggcctcggccgtcgagcATTGCACCAAGTTCCAGCCATCGACATGGAGCGAATTGACACAACCAGTCGCCTCTCGAGGCTCCGGGAGCTGATGAAGGAGCGCAACGTCGATGTCTACG TCATCCCCTCCGAAGACTCTCACGCCTCCGAATACATTGCTGGCTGCGATGGCCGTCGAGAGTTCATCTCTGGCTTCAGCGGCTCTGCTGGGTGTGCTGTTGTCACGCTGGACAAGGCAGCCTTGGCCACTGACGGAAGATACTTCAACCAGGCCTCGAAGCAGCTCGACCAGAACTGGCTGCTCTTGAAGCAGGGCCTACAAGACGTCCCCACCTGGCAGGAATGGTCTGCTGAGCAATCCGCCGGTGGGAAAGTTGTTGCTGTCGACCCCGAGCTCATCACGGGCTCAATCGCGAAGAAGCTTGCTGAAAGGATCAAGAGATCAGGTGGCTCTGATCTGTTACCCTTGAACGAGAACTTGGTAGACCTTGTTTGGGCTGGAAACCGTCCGACTCGCCCCAAGAACCCCGTCAAGGTATTGCCCGTAAAGTTCAGCGGCAAAGATGTCGGGACCAAGTTGAAGGAGTTGAGGCAGGAGTTAAGCAAGAAGAACTCACGCGCCTTCGTTGTCTCCATGCTGGACGAAATTGCCTGGCTTTTTAACCTTCGTGGCGACGATATTCCCTACAACCCCGTTTTCTTCTCATACGCTATCATCACATCAGACTCAGCAACCTTGTACGTGGACGACTACAAACTGGGAGAGGAAACTCAGGCCTACCTTGCAGGCAATGGCGTTACTGTGAAGCCCTATGAGTCCATCTTCGACGCCATTAGTATCCTCCGATCTTCCGACAAACCCACTGAGGCGACACCGGGGGCCCCTTCCAAGAAGTTCATGATCTCGACTAAGGCTTCATGGGCCTTGAAACGTTCCCTCGGCGGAGATGGTCAGGTTGACGAGGTTCGCAGTCCAATCGGAGACTCCAAGGCTGTTAAGAACGATAACGAAATGGCTGGCATGAGGGCTTGCCACATTCGAGATGGGGCTGCCTTGATCGAGTACTTTGCCTGGCTGGAGGATCAGCTAGTCGCGAAGAAGGTCAAACTGGACGAAGTGCAGGCAGCTGACAAGTTGGAGCAGCTTCGGTCGAAGCAAAACGATTACGTTGGGCTGTCCTTCGACACCATTTCCTCGACTGGTGCAAA TGCTGCTGTAATCCACTACAAGCCTGAGCGTGGCGCTTGCTCCGTTATCGATCCCGCTGCCATCTACCTATGCGACTCTGGAGCTCAGTATCTTGATGGGACGACCGACACTACGAGAACACTCCACTTCGGACAAccgaccgaggccgagaggctTGCGTATACGCTAGTGCTCAAGGGCAACATTGCATTGGACACTGCCATCTTTCCAAAGGGAACGACAGGCTTCGCTCTTGACTGCCTGGCTCGTCAACACCTGTGG AAAGAAGGTCTCGATTACCGTCATGGAACAGGACATGGCGTTGGCTCCTACCTCAATGTACACGAGGGCCCAATTGGCATCGGTACTCGCGTCCAGTTTGCCGAGGTCGCCCTGGCGCCAGGCAATGTCGTGTCAATCGAGCCTGGCTTCTATGAAGATGGATCATACGGTATAAGAATTGAGAACGTGGCCATGGTGACGGAAGTCAAGACAAAGCATTCTTTTGGCGACAAACCCTACCTAGGATTCGAGCACGTCACTATGGTCCCCTACTGCCAAAACCTCATCGAACCTAGCCTCCTGACGGTCGAAGAGAAGGCCTGGCTCAACGCGCACAACGCAGATGTATTCCAGAAGACCAAAGACTACTTCCAGGATGACCCGTTGACCCTAACATGGCTGACACGAGAGACGCAGCCTTTATAG